The Candidatus Woesearchaeota archaeon genome segment CCGAGCCGATGGTGGCTGCCGAAAGCATTTTCGCAATATCACTCGTTTTTTGGATTGTGCCGTAAATCTGTACGTAATAAGTCCCCTTTTGGTTTTAGCGCCGGTTCAACTTTTTAAGTGGATTTCGGTTGGATTTTTCTCTCTGGAACTCCGAAAAATCCTCACAGCAAATATAAGAAAAGCTTCACAAAAGTAGGTGCTAAAACTCCAGACTTATTACGTACGTAAATCTATACCTTTCTTCCGCATACTGCATTCATTGCAGCAATAAACTCCTTGGCATCAGTTATCATTTTATCTAATTGCTCGCCTTTAATCTCTTTTAGTTCTCGGTGAAGTATTTTTTTAGAGATATCATAAAATTTTCTCAACATTTCAGGATATTTTTTATCCAATTTATTGGTTTTTACAAATCGTTCGTATAATTTATCAGCAGTTCCTTGCGGTGTTGCAGGAATTTCACCAGCATGCATTAATGCAGCATGAGCGCAATCCATTACTGCCCAATATAAATCCATAACGCCCTGCATCATTCTTGATCTGGCGCTGTAATATGCTGCCTTGCTTTTCCCAAAATAAGCATTGACTGATTCTGGTGTTGGTCGTATTCTTCCTTCAAATAATAATAATTGCAAGGGAAAGACAAAACCTGTGTCAATTAATCCAACGCCTGATCTGAGCATATTCATAATGATAGGATCACCAATGCGGACATATTCCCAAAAACTGGTAAGCCTTAATGTAGTTATATGCAATCTATTTGAGGTTTCAATTGCGCATTTCTCAACAATAATGCGATATGTTTCTATAATTTCAGGAGTTAAATAAAATGAAACATTATCAACAATGATAAGAATATCAATATCTCCTTTGGTGTTCATCTGAGATCCACCGCCAAAAATCATAATTGCACGTATAAATCCACCAAACTCATTATACACTTTAGTGCTAAAACTACGGGCAACATCATAATCCTCAGTAGTATAATTTGCTTTATAAGGAGGTTCTTTACGTTTAATCTCAGACTTCATTATTTCATCCCATATTGAAGTACGTATATAAACGTTTATTATTATTGTGGAATAGTAACTTAATATTTATAAAGTTCCGTGATCATAGATGTTAAACATGGTAGCAAAACAAGCATTAGAAGAAGTCATTACTAAAAAAGTAAAACCTATTATTAAAGAAACAACAAGCAAATTCCTTGGCGTTTCAGTTGAGAAATTGAATGAAGATATAACCTCATTGCTTCACAAGCCAACTTTATTAGGAATTAAAATCGACATGACACTTCCATTTAAAGATGCAAAAAAAAAATTTAAACAGCAATATTTAGAAAAATTATTGAAATTACACTTTGGCAATATTACTGAAGTTGCTCGTTTAACGCAGACTGATCGGCGTTCTATTCATCGCTTACTCAATGATTTACATATTGATGCACATAAAATAAAACAAGAGATGGTAAAGCCTTATGCAGTACAGTTGTCTGCGTTAAATGTTGAAATTGAACAGGTTCTTGACAAATACAAAGAAGTGCTGCATCCTGAGAAGCTACGAAGCTTGTATAGAAATGTTGATGTTCTTTCAGATGAAATTCTTAAAGAATTACCTGAACAGCCATTATCATTAAGCGAAGCATTACTGGAATTTGAAAAGAAATATGTAGAAGAAGCTTTGAAATTTCACGAACATAACATAGCTAAAACAGCGCGTACTATAGGATTGCGGTATGAAGTATTACATAGAAAAGCTAAGAAGTTGAAGTTGATATGAACATCATACAAGTTCTTCTCTAGGAATTTCAAGATTATTAAAATCATGATCGTAACTTAAAACACTATCACAATCTTCTAAAAGAGCAATCGTATAATGAATTAAATCAATAAACTTGAGTTGAGGATATTTGTTAGCTCTTTTTAACGACTCAAAAATAATATTAATATTAACCTCTTTAATAGTGATATTTGATTTTAATAGAGCTTTAATGCAGAGAGTTGCATTTTCTCTTGATGTTTGAAATTCAATGATGTTAAATGCTTCAACTAAAACAATTGCATCAGTAATGAGGTTTTCTTCTCTGATTGTCCTCTGACATTTCTCTTGAAATTCATTTGCATAAAATGCATACGCTACAATATTACTATCAACAAATTTCATCTGAACATCTTCTCATTGTAGTTATCCATCTCTTGAGCAGTTAGTACTTTTTTTGGTTGAATATGCTTTGTTTTTTCAAACATTTTTTCTAATTCATTACCTATAGGTTTTATTAGTAACATATTATCTTTTTCTTCAATCTCTACTTTGCTACC includes the following:
- a CDS encoding AbrB/MazE/SpoVT family DNA-binding domain-containing protein; this translates as MRDNMIVTISRGQQITIPAKLRSALGLKIGSKVEIEEKDNMLLIKPIGNELEKMFEKTKHIQPKKVLTAQEMDNYNEKMFR
- a CDS encoding PIN domain-containing protein, with amino-acid sequence MKFVDSNIVAYAFYANEFQEKCQRTIREENLITDAIVLVEAFNIIEFQTSRENATLCIKALLKSNITIKEVNINIIFESLKRANKYPQLKFIDLIHYTIALLEDCDSVLSYDHDFNNLEIPREELV